The Thermococcus thermotolerans genome contains a region encoding:
- a CDS encoding ABC transporter substrate-binding protein: MKRLFGLLLAGIVVFAVVASGCISPGGETKVTVTFLSTQLNPPEERAFVQEELLKGFTSDTNIEVNFVPISYTDMVTRLEGEMQTGKVTIDVIGDLHGGMDYMASKGWLEDLSKMPKLEGRTFISTFEKYSYIRGQKVYVPWMSATYVMVVNKEAFKYLPAGLTEDDVVKGTDKWTYDALLQWAKNLKEATGQPQLGFPAGPKGLFVRFLHGYIYPSYTGYQAKEFDSPEAVEMWNYLKELWPYVHPSSTTWDAMADPLLKGEVLIAWDHTARIKNAIETKPDQFVVVPVPRGPKGRGFIVVLAGLAIPKGAPHKEEAWKLIDYLTQPDTQVKVLEKTGFFPTVEEASGKLPEGPLKILAQGVQAQASTQDALVVMIPNLGDKGGQFKEYYKQAFERIVLNNEDPATVTKEIKPELIKLFEDIGVPVP; encoded by the coding sequence ATGAAGAGGTTGTTTGGACTTTTGTTGGCCGGTATTGTGGTTTTTGCAGTGGTGGCCAGCGGCTGTATCTCCCCAGGAGGGGAGACTAAGGTAACAGTGACGTTTCTGTCAACACAGCTGAATCCGCCCGAAGAGAGGGCCTTCGTTCAGGAGGAACTTTTGAAGGGCTTCACATCGGACACGAACATCGAGGTCAATTTCGTCCCAATCTCCTACACGGACATGGTTACAAGGCTTGAGGGCGAGATGCAAACTGGAAAGGTCACCATCGACGTCATAGGTGACCTTCACGGTGGTATGGATTACATGGCCTCGAAGGGCTGGCTTGAAGATCTGAGCAAGATGCCCAAGCTTGAGGGCAGAACCTTCATCAGCACCTTTGAAAAGTACTCCTACATCCGCGGCCAGAAGGTCTATGTGCCCTGGATGAGCGCCACCTACGTCATGGTCGTCAACAAAGAGGCCTTCAAGTACCTTCCTGCAGGACTTACGGAAGATGACGTTGTAAAGGGCACCGATAAGTGGACGTACGATGCCCTACTCCAATGGGCAAAGAACCTGAAGGAAGCGACCGGCCAGCCGCAGCTTGGCTTCCCGGCAGGGCCGAAGGGACTCTTCGTCAGGTTCCTCCACGGCTACATCTATCCGAGCTACACTGGCTATCAGGCGAAGGAATTCGACAGCCCCGAAGCCGTTGAGATGTGGAACTACCTCAAGGAGCTCTGGCCCTACGTTCACCCATCGAGTACCACGTGGGACGCCATGGCCGATCCGCTCCTGAAGGGGGAGGTTCTTATAGCCTGGGATCACACTGCCAGAATTAAGAACGCTATAGAGACCAAACCGGACCAGTTCGTCGTTGTTCCCGTCCCAAGGGGCCCGAAGGGCAGGGGATTCATAGTCGTCCTGGCGGGCCTTGCCATACCGAAAGGGGCGCCTCACAAAGAGGAGGCGTGGAAGCTCATAGACTACCTGACCCAGCCTGACACCCAGGTCAAGGTTCTTGAGAAGACCGGATTCTTCCCGACCGTGGAGGAGGCGAGCGGAAAGCTGCCCGAGGGACCGCTCAAGATACTCGCCCAGGGAGTCCAGGCGCAGGCCAGCACCCAGGATGCTCTCGTCGTCATGATACCCAACCTCGGCGACAAGGGAGGACAGTTCAAGGAGTACTACAAGCAGGCATTTGAGAGGATAGTCCTTAACAACGAGGATCCGGCAACCGTCACCAAGGAGATCAAACCTGAGCTGATCAAGCTCTTTGAGGACATTGGCGTGCCAGTGCCGTGA